A single Silvibacterium dinghuense DNA region contains:
- a CDS encoding M56 family metallopeptidase, whose protein sequence is MMSPWQSPAAQLVVESVVRSLAMAAVVWAAIHLFRLRNLPAQKLAWAMVLALSCAMPGLIRLEAAHPDAVPVVRFALASRVFSGIGAEYQHFAHRITSLRHVVEAASAPQTEAASAVLSQTPSASGATPSSPSENNNSAATITQSAERNPEPQSTSEIQISRPQPFEGSPSVLLSVEPARPVSRWHLGSLVRSLVPAYLFVSAVLLLRVLIGVLLAARLWSQAERASAILDPYARIRISSRIESPVTIGSGILLPASSTSWNRRRMQMVLAHERAHVRQGDFYLQLAAALYAALTWISPLGWFLKRRLAELGEAVSDRAALDATNAGTTSTASSADYAELLLEFASLPRRGFAGVAAGVGMARPSSVQGRIERILNPHAFTAAFTGGRVSAVAAAIVVPCALLIAVSGRRVHAAETQQTTTLPQPASVTAAPDPAPADEPASVATSVTVQPRPEATPAPAAVSATASPQAAPAPAADPKPTPSVSISALSSAITGLSQSLNTSVVALSSEPAPVSGLTRSLDAQSSSATSATSSSATGSSTGTGSGSGQGHSSSQSVTNSESHTYSVDSDIDDDEEEHDHNGHSSVGVLVLNGPNNSFGIVRGDAKVTGKGAEGAAFEKAREQAKGDMMWFERDGKSYVITDPATIDAGIRQWRSSRSDLYDNGAYTLMLPNLDRQLVELKPMKIDVKIPPMPPVDIQKQLADAEAALKKLQAEYPQGKVSALTPEQQDEMRRQISEVIRNLSQLEINDQVILRQMKEIHFVTNDQIQKQLADNRQAMEKAREEARESMRKAREQARIASSQQMQAFFDQALHDGKAQPVQ, encoded by the coding sequence ATGATGTCTCCCTGGCAATCCCCGGCGGCCCAGCTTGTCGTGGAATCCGTCGTCCGCTCGCTGGCCATGGCCGCCGTCGTCTGGGCCGCCATCCATCTCTTCCGCCTGCGTAATCTCCCGGCGCAGAAGCTCGCCTGGGCCATGGTGCTTGCGCTCAGCTGCGCGATGCCCGGCCTCATCCGCCTGGAAGCGGCGCATCCCGATGCGGTGCCTGTCGTTCGCTTCGCGCTGGCCTCCCGCGTCTTCTCCGGCATCGGCGCAGAGTACCAGCACTTCGCGCATCGCATTACCTCTCTACGCCACGTCGTCGAGGCGGCGAGCGCACCACAGACGGAAGCAGCCTCCGCAGTTCTGAGTCAGACACCGTCTGCATCCGGCGCCACGCCCTCCTCACCCTCCGAGAACAACAACTCTGCGGCTACGATCACGCAGAGCGCAGAGCGGAACCCCGAGCCGCAAAGTACGTCCGAGATACAGATCTCCAGACCGCAACCGTTTGAGGGGTCTCCCTCTGTCCTTCTCTCCGTCGAGCCGGCCCGGCCTGTATCGCGCTGGCATCTCGGCTCGCTCGTCCGCTCTCTCGTGCCCGCATATCTTTTCGTCAGCGCCGTGCTCCTGCTCCGCGTGCTGATCGGCGTTCTGCTGGCCGCGCGCCTCTGGAGCCAGGCAGAGCGTGCTTCCGCGATTCTCGATCCGTATGCCAGGATTCGCATCAGCTCACGCATCGAAAGCCCGGTCACCATCGGCTCGGGCATTCTTCTCCCTGCGAGCAGCACTTCGTGGAATCGCCGCCGGATGCAGATGGTCCTCGCCCATGAGCGCGCGCACGTTCGCCAGGGCGATTTCTACCTCCAGCTCGCAGCCGCGCTCTATGCCGCGCTCACCTGGATCAGCCCGCTCGGATGGTTCCTCAAGCGCCGCCTGGCGGAACTTGGCGAAGCGGTGAGCGACCGCGCAGCGCTCGATGCAACGAACGCAGGCACAACCAGCACGGCGTCTTCCGCAGACTACGCCGAGCTGCTGCTCGAGTTCGCCTCCCTGCCCCGTCGCGGTTTCGCCGGCGTGGCGGCGGGAGTCGGCATGGCCCGGCCCAGCTCCGTGCAGGGACGCATCGAGCGCATTCTCAATCCCCACGCTTTCACCGCAGCCTTCACAGGAGGCCGCGTCTCAGCCGTAGCGGCCGCCATTGTCGTGCCCTGCGCCCTGCTGATCGCTGTCTCCGGCCGCCGCGTACACGCAGCCGAAACCCAGCAAACCACCACCCTCCCCCAGCCTGCGAGCGTGACCGCCGCGCCCGATCCGGCTCCGGCAGACGAACCCGCTTCCGTGGCTACGTCTGTAACCGTGCAACCCAGGCCTGAGGCCACGCCTGCGCCGGCAGCCGTTTCCGCCACCGCCTCCCCGCAGGCAGCTCCAGCACCCGCTGCCGATCCGAAACCGACACCGTCCGTAAGCATCTCCGCGCTCTCCTCGGCGATCACCGGACTCTCACAGTCGCTCAACACCAGCGTAGTAGCACTCAGCAGTGAGCCTGCTCCGGTCTCGGGTCTCACGCGCTCGCTAGATGCGCAGTCTTCCAGCGCAACGAGTGCTACGAGTTCCTCCGCCACTGGCAGCTCTACCGGTACAGGCTCCGGAAGCGGACAAGGCCACTCCTCTTCCCAATCTGTCACCAACAGCGAAAGCCATACCTACTCGGTTGATTCCGACATCGACGATGACGAAGAAGAGCATGACCACAACGGCCATTCTTCCGTAGGCGTCCTCGTGCTCAATGGCCCGAATAACTCCTTCGGCATCGTCCGCGGCGATGCCAAGGTGACCGGCAAAGGCGCCGAGGGCGCAGCCTTCGAAAAAGCCCGCGAACAGGCCAAGGGCGACATGATGTGGTTCGAACGCGACGGCAAGAGCTACGTGATTACCGACCCGGCCACCATCGATGCAGGTATCCGCCAGTGGCGCAGCAGCCGCAGCGACCTCTACGACAACGGCGCCTATACGCTCATGCTGCCGAATCTCGACCGGCAGCTTGTCGAGCTCAAGCCCATGAAGATCGATGTCAAGATTCCGCCGATGCCTCCGGTCGACATCCAGAAGCAGCTTGCCGATGCAGAGGCAGCGCTCAAGAAGCTGCAGGCCGAGTATCCGCAGGGTAAGGTCAGCGCGCTCACCCCCGAGCAGCAGGACGAGATGCGGCGCCAGATCTCCGAGGTCATCCGCAATCTCTCCCAGCTTGAGATAAACGACCAGGTGATCCTCAGGCAGATGAAGGAAATTCACTTCGTCACCAACGACCAGATCCAGAAGCAGCTCGCCGACAACCGCCAGGCCATGGAAAAGGCTCGCGAAGAAGCCCGCGAATCCATGCGCAAGGCCCGCGAACAGGCCCGCATTGCATCTTCACAGCAGATGCAGGCCTTCTTCGACCAGGCTCTGCATGACGGCAAGGCTCAACCGGTGCAGTAA
- a CDS encoding beta-glucosidase family protein, with translation MKFFSLFRPLSAAMLLPCLCAGSFLAAQAQEASQTTQVHHPWDDRALSPDERADLVLKEMTLDEKILLVHGQGWGVLRPPDPVAPGSNFAAGYVEGIERLGIPGVNEADSAVGARMAAYQARYATLLPSTLGAAASWDIEGAQLYGDVIGRELRAWGSNMSIGGGVDLMREPRNGRNFEYAGEDPLLAGTMTGNLMKGLQAEHIMGDIKHYAFNDQETGRNAVSANIDHKAARESDLLAFQIAIDIAKPSGVMCGYNRFEETYDCENDYLLNQVLKKDFGFKGFVLSDWGATHSTVKAALAGLDQEEPEDIFFGAPLKKAVEDGQVPMSRLNDMDHRILRSMFAAGVVDYPVMPRNVVDPFKGRDDAQHIAEESIVLLKNKDSILPLDPARVHSIAIIGSHADKGILSGGGSAQVDAPGGNVTDPHPGGANWGETVWFPSSPLRYIREHAPTAKVEYNSGDDASSAAALAKSSDVAIVFVNQPMYEGHDAKTLTLPDNQDALVSAVAAANPHTIVIAETGGPVAMPWSDEVAGIFEAWFPGIGGGEAIANLLFGTVNPSAKLPASFAKRDADLPHPEIAGINLKEEDHYVETNVGGKRTRQNQPQLPFFDVNYTEGAKVGYKWFESQHIEPLFWFGYGLSYTTYSYSGLHVSPDGGEVTLTVKNTGERAGTEIAEVYAKLPKAAGEDYKRLIAFDRVPLAPGEEKTVTLKVDPKLLSVFNTQKNNFELVPGTYTILAGPSANETPLKAGFTYSQ, from the coding sequence ATGAAATTCTTTTCGCTGTTCCGGCCGCTGTCCGCGGCCATGTTGTTGCCCTGCCTTTGCGCCGGTTCTTTCCTCGCTGCGCAGGCGCAGGAGGCGTCCCAGACCACACAGGTGCATCATCCCTGGGATGACCGCGCTCTCTCTCCTGACGAACGTGCCGATCTGGTTCTTAAAGAGATGACGCTCGACGAAAAGATTCTCCTCGTCCACGGGCAGGGCTGGGGCGTGCTTCGTCCGCCGGACCCGGTCGCTCCCGGTTCGAACTTCGCCGCCGGCTACGTGGAAGGCATCGAGCGGCTCGGCATCCCGGGCGTGAACGAGGCCGACTCCGCCGTGGGCGCGCGCATGGCCGCCTACCAGGCCCGCTATGCCACGCTGCTGCCCTCGACGCTGGGCGCCGCGGCGAGCTGGGACATCGAAGGCGCGCAGCTTTACGGTGACGTCATTGGCCGCGAATTGCGCGCATGGGGCTCGAACATGTCCATCGGCGGCGGCGTGGACCTGATGCGCGAGCCGCGCAACGGCCGCAACTTCGAATATGCCGGCGAAGACCCGCTGCTGGCCGGCACCATGACCGGCAACCTGATGAAGGGCCTGCAGGCCGAGCACATCATGGGAGACATCAAGCACTACGCCTTCAACGATCAGGAAACCGGCCGCAACGCGGTCAGCGCGAACATCGACCACAAGGCCGCAAGAGAGAGCGACCTGCTCGCCTTTCAGATCGCCATTGATATCGCGAAGCCCTCAGGCGTGATGTGCGGCTACAACCGCTTCGAAGAAACCTACGACTGCGAGAACGACTACCTGCTCAATCAGGTCCTCAAGAAAGATTTTGGGTTCAAGGGATTCGTGCTCTCCGACTGGGGCGCGACACACAGCACGGTGAAGGCCGCGCTTGCCGGTCTCGACCAGGAAGAACCGGAAGATATCTTCTTCGGCGCTCCGCTCAAGAAGGCGGTAGAGGATGGACAGGTTCCCATGTCTCGCCTTAATGACATGGATCATCGCATCCTGCGCAGCATGTTCGCCGCCGGCGTCGTGGACTATCCCGTGATGCCGCGCAATGTCGTCGATCCTTTCAAGGGCCGCGACGATGCGCAGCACATTGCCGAAGAGAGCATCGTGCTGCTGAAAAACAAGGACAGCATTCTGCCGCTCGATCCGGCGCGCGTGCATTCGATTGCGATCATCGGCTCGCATGCGGACAAGGGCATCCTCTCCGGTGGCGGCTCGGCGCAGGTCGATGCACCCGGCGGCAACGTCACCGATCCGCATCCGGGCGGCGCCAACTGGGGTGAGACGGTGTGGTTCCCGTCCTCGCCGCTTCGGTATATCCGCGAGCATGCGCCCACGGCAAAGGTCGAGTACAACTCCGGCGACGATGCCTCGTCAGCCGCAGCACTTGCGAAGTCTTCCGACGTCGCCATCGTCTTTGTGAATCAGCCCATGTATGAGGGCCACGATGCGAAGACGCTCACGCTGCCTGACAACCAGGACGCACTGGTTTCGGCCGTGGCCGCGGCGAATCCACACACCATCGTCATCGCGGAGACCGGCGGTCCTGTGGCCATGCCGTGGAGCGATGAGGTTGCGGGTATCTTCGAAGCATGGTTCCCCGGCATCGGCGGCGGCGAGGCCATCGCCAACCTGCTCTTCGGCACGGTGAACCCCAGCGCCAAGCTGCCCGCGTCGTTTGCCAAGCGTGACGCCGATCTGCCGCACCCCGAGATCGCGGGCATCAACCTCAAGGAAGAAGATCACTACGTCGAAACCAACGTCGGCGGCAAGCGCACGCGGCAGAACCAGCCACAGCTTCCCTTCTTCGACGTGAACTACACCGAGGGCGCGAAGGTGGGCTACAAGTGGTTCGAGTCGCAGCATATCGAACCGCTGTTCTGGTTCGGCTACGGCCTCAGCTACACGACGTACAGCTACTCCGGCCTGCACGTAAGCCCGGACGGAGGCGAGGTCACGCTCACCGTGAAGAATACGGGTGAGCGCGCAGGCACGGAGATTGCCGAGGTCTACGCGAAGCTGCCCAAGGCCGCAGGCGAAGACTACAAGCGCCTCATCGCCTTCGATCGCGTGCCGCTCGCGCCCGGCGAGGAGAAGACGGTCACGCTGAAGGTCGATCCTAAGCTGCTGTCTGTCTTCAACACACAGAAGAATAACTTTGAGCTCGTCCCCGGCACATACACCATCCTCGCGGGACCGTCTGCGAACGAAACCCCGCTCAAGGCCGGCTTCACGTACTCGCAGTAA
- a CDS encoding acylphosphatase, with protein MVRHYLVKGRVQGVGFRWFVHREAAEIGLHGWVRNTEDGHVEVVASGSAEQLAELNQALHKGSRGSRVDAVIEHELAESEAASLGPFQIEGAW; from the coding sequence ATGGTCCGTCATTATCTCGTCAAAGGACGCGTTCAGGGAGTCGGTTTCCGTTGGTTCGTCCACCGCGAAGCCGCCGAAATCGGCCTGCACGGCTGGGTCCGCAATACCGAGGACGGCCATGTGGAGGTCGTCGCCTCCGGCTCGGCGGAACAGCTCGCCGAACTGAACCAGGCCCTGCACAAAGGCTCGCGCGGCAGCCGCGTCGATGCCGTCATCGAACACGAACTGGCCGAGAGCGAAGCCGCTTCGCTCGGCCCCTTCCAGATTGAAGGCGCCTGGTAA
- a CDS encoding adenine phosphoribosyltransferase, with protein MSHRPIDCEPLKDLVRTVPDFPKPGILFYDITTLLKDKAGFAQMIDALAAHYIDKNIDLVLGIEARGFIFGPALAYRLNAGFVPVRKPRKLPAPVARVTYDLEYGSDTLEIHVDAIEPGQNVVIVDDLLATGGTMEATIKLVRQLGGHIAGLGFAVELDFLKGREKFPDLDVYSLLHYNE; from the coding sequence ATGTCCCACCGGCCCATTGACTGCGAGCCCCTCAAGGACCTCGTCCGCACCGTGCCCGACTTCCCCAAGCCCGGCATCCTCTTTTACGACATCACGACCCTGCTCAAGGACAAGGCCGGCTTCGCCCAGATGATCGACGCCCTGGCCGCGCACTACATCGACAAGAACATCGATCTCGTCCTCGGCATCGAAGCGCGCGGCTTCATCTTCGGCCCTGCGCTCGCCTATCGCCTCAACGCCGGCTTCGTACCGGTGCGCAAACCGCGCAAGCTGCCCGCGCCGGTGGCGCGCGTGACCTATGACCTGGAATACGGCAGCGACACGCTCGAAATCCATGTCGATGCCATCGAGCCGGGCCAGAACGTGGTGATCGTGGACGACCTGCTGGCCACCGGCGGCACCATGGAGGCCACGATCAAGCTCGTGCGCCAGCTCGGCGGACATATCGCCGGACTCGGCTTCGCCGTCGAGCTCGACTTCCTCAAGGGGCGCGAGAAGTTTCCCGACCTCGACGTCTACAGCCTGCTGCACTACAACGAGTAA
- a CDS encoding amidohydrolase: protein MPQPRFLLPALAGFLACTLSASAQTTAQSVDADLPSLLSTYKDIHSHPELSHHEERTSALLSGDLRKLGYDVTERVGRYEDGSQAYGVVAILKNGSGPQLLVRADMDALPVEEKTGLPYASHVRGINAQGADVPVMHACGHDIHVTVLLGFAKQMIEQKSAWHGTLMLIGQPSEETIDGARAMLADHLYERFGKPDFILSEHDASDYPTGSIAIKPGPLAASSTSIDVVMRGKGGHGAAPELTKDPVLMAAEFIVQLQTVVSRQIDPQQPAVITVGQIHGGTKRNIIPDEVSMGLTMRAYDETTRLAMIEDLKRIANGIAIGYGVPEDRMPIVTVSQTEITPATLNDPALEARLHASAVKALGAAHVLDASAFMGSEDVGVFRLNNTIPGVMFALGASDPDKLAAAHKAGTELPGPHSALFAPVPEPTIRTGVTAMTAMAIGLLQPKA, encoded by the coding sequence ATGCCCCAGCCCAGATTCCTGCTTCCTGCCCTTGCAGGCTTTCTTGCCTGTACGCTCTCCGCTTCCGCACAAACCACGGCGCAGAGTGTCGATGCCGACCTGCCCTCGCTGCTCTCGACCTACAAGGACATCCACAGCCATCCTGAGCTCTCGCATCACGAGGAGCGCACCTCGGCGCTGCTGAGCGGCGATCTGCGTAAGCTCGGTTATGACGTGACCGAGCGCGTCGGCAGGTACGAGGACGGATCGCAGGCTTACGGCGTGGTCGCCATCCTTAAAAATGGCTCCGGGCCGCAATTGCTGGTACGCGCGGACATGGATGCTCTGCCGGTGGAAGAGAAAACCGGCCTGCCTTACGCGAGCCACGTGCGCGGGATCAACGCGCAGGGCGCGGATGTGCCGGTGATGCACGCCTGCGGGCACGATATTCACGTCACCGTGCTGCTCGGCTTTGCGAAGCAGATGATCGAGCAGAAGAGCGCATGGCACGGCACGCTGATGCTCATCGGCCAGCCGTCAGAGGAGACCATCGACGGCGCGCGCGCCATGCTCGCCGACCATCTTTATGAGCGCTTCGGCAAGCCGGACTTCATCCTCTCCGAGCACGACGCCAGCGACTACCCGACCGGCTCCATTGCCATCAAGCCCGGGCCGCTGGCGGCAAGCTCGACCAGCATCGATGTGGTGATGCGCGGCAAGGGTGGCCACGGCGCCGCGCCCGAGCTGACGAAAGACCCCGTGCTGATGGCCGCCGAGTTCATCGTGCAGTTGCAGACCGTGGTCAGCCGGCAGATCGATCCGCAGCAGCCCGCGGTCATCACCGTCGGGCAGATCCACGGCGGCACCAAGCGCAACATCATTCCCGATGAAGTGAGCATGGGCCTGACCATGCGCGCCTACGACGAAACCACGCGCCTGGCCATGATCGAAGACCTGAAGCGCATCGCCAACGGCATCGCCATCGGCTACGGCGTGCCCGAGGACCGCATGCCCATCGTCACCGTGAGCCAGACCGAGATCACCCCGGCCACGCTCAACGATCCGGCGCTCGAGGCCCGACTGCATGCCTCGGCGGTTAAGGCGCTCGGCGCGGCGCATGTGCTCGATGCCTCAGCCTTCATGGGCTCGGAAGACGTCGGTGTCTTTCGCCTGAACAACACGATTCCCGGCGTCATGTTCGCGCTCGGCGCATCGGACCCGGACAAGCTCGCCGCCGCGCACAAGGCGGGAACCGAGCTGCCCGGCCCGCACTCGGCACTCTTCGCGCCCGTGCCCGAGCCGACCATCCGCACCGGCGTCACCGCGATGACGGCCATGGCGATTGGGCTTTTGCAGCCAAAGGCGTAA
- the lepB gene encoding signal peptidase I, with protein sequence MTAEQEKGGETLLEGFASYCAVFVLALFAFGFVFQNYMIPTGSMLKTILIGDHVVVDRITFGKPAKWMPLVHYRSIRRGDIIVFIKPNETNMTLVKRVVGIPGDHIHLENGVVYLNGKPQNEPYTAKADYFLPYRDDFPRVPVSEGMDVTDQWAAELPSHIDNGDLVVPPGKYFAMGDNRPDSLDSRYWGFVPKENILGRPMFVYWSYNMPEQDEDITGLGPRLQDMVHTALTFFQKTRWSRTFHRVV encoded by the coding sequence TTGACAGCAGAACAGGAAAAAGGCGGCGAGACGCTGCTTGAGGGCTTCGCCTCCTATTGCGCGGTGTTTGTGCTGGCGCTGTTTGCCTTCGGGTTTGTCTTCCAGAACTATATGATCCCGACCGGCTCGATGCTGAAGACCATCCTCATTGGGGATCATGTCGTCGTCGATCGGATCACCTTCGGCAAGCCGGCGAAGTGGATGCCGTTGGTCCATTACCGCTCCATTCGGCGCGGCGACATCATCGTGTTCATCAAGCCGAATGAGACGAATATGACCCTGGTGAAGCGTGTCGTCGGCATCCCCGGCGATCACATCCATTTGGAGAACGGTGTCGTCTACCTGAACGGCAAGCCGCAGAATGAGCCCTACACGGCGAAGGCCGACTATTTCCTGCCCTATCGCGACGATTTCCCCCGCGTGCCCGTTTCCGAAGGCATGGATGTGACCGATCAGTGGGCAGCCGAACTGCCGTCTCACATCGACAACGGAGATCTCGTGGTGCCTCCGGGCAAGTACTTTGCCATGGGCGATAACCGCCCGGATAGCCTCGACAGCCGCTATTGGGGCTTTGTGCCGAAGGAGAACATCCTTGGCCGTCCGATGTTCGTGTACTGGTCCTACAACATGCCCGAGCAGGACGAGGACATTACCGGCCTCGGTCCGCGGCTGCAGGATATGGTTCACACGGCGCTGACCTTCTTCCAGAAGACGCGCTGGTCGCGAACCTTTCACCGGGTAGTGTGA
- a CDS encoding RluA family pseudouridine synthase, protein MLNRGYAYTSIIGSKHHGQTLLAHLASLYSHSSSQAWQQALNKGEVMLDGVIADGSESVAAGQTLVWNRPPWTEPDAPRHFEVLLDDPHLLAVNKPSGLPTLPGGGFMENTLLRLVQKHCPGANPVHRLGRATSGIVLFARTSQVASYFEANWNTSKIQKIYRALAQHVAQQDVYEILTPIGLVPHPRLGSVWAASPHGKPSRSLAKVIARTARTTTFEVSLYSGRPHQIRIHLASIGHPLVGDPLYGATGQPLETNPGLPGDGGYLLHAQYLRFEHPITGEQVHLEAAVPPGFSSEEPSAVR, encoded by the coding sequence ATGCTCAACCGGGGCTATGCCTACACCTCCATCATCGGCAGCAAGCACCATGGGCAAACCCTGCTCGCGCACCTGGCAAGTCTGTACTCCCACTCCAGTTCTCAAGCCTGGCAACAGGCATTGAACAAGGGCGAAGTTATGCTCGACGGCGTCATCGCCGATGGAAGCGAATCTGTCGCCGCAGGCCAGACCCTTGTTTGGAATCGGCCACCCTGGACCGAACCCGACGCTCCTCGGCACTTTGAAGTCCTGCTCGATGACCCTCATCTGTTGGCCGTCAACAAGCCGAGCGGGCTGCCCACCCTGCCCGGCGGCGGCTTCATGGAGAACACTCTCCTGCGCCTGGTGCAGAAGCATTGCCCCGGTGCAAACCCAGTCCACCGGCTGGGCCGGGCTACCAGCGGCATCGTGCTCTTCGCCAGGACATCGCAGGTGGCTTCCTATTTCGAGGCCAACTGGAACACATCGAAAATACAAAAAATCTACCGGGCGCTGGCGCAGCATGTGGCACAGCAGGATGTCTATGAAATCCTTACGCCCATCGGCCTCGTGCCGCATCCGCGCCTCGGCTCTGTATGGGCTGCCAGCCCCCATGGCAAGCCGTCCAGGTCGCTGGCAAAGGTGATCGCCCGCACCGCCCGCACCACGACCTTCGAGGTGAGTCTGTATTCAGGCCGCCCGCACCAGATCAGGATTCATCTGGCCTCCATCGGCCATCCCCTGGTCGGCGATCCGCTCTACGGCGCAACCGGCCAGCCGCTCGAAACCAACCCCGGCCTCCCCGGCGATGGAGGCTATCTCCTGCACGCGCAGTATCTGCGCTTCGAGCACCCCATCACCGGAGAACAGGTCCATCTCGAGGCAGCCGTGCCGCCTGGATTTTCATCGGAGGAGCCATCTGCGGTGAGATGA
- a CDS encoding lmo0937 family membrane protein, which translates to MAEDNPGTARSILSPREDELREKRTKNMFLILALVLVLLWIGGFMMFHVAGFLIHLLLILAVVSIIFHFLRGRSA; encoded by the coding sequence ATGGCCGAAGATAACCCCGGGACGGCGCGCTCCATCTTATCTCCTCGTGAAGACGAACTCAGAGAAAAGAGGACGAAGAATATGTTCCTGATTTTGGCGTTGGTGCTGGTCCTGCTTTGGATTGGCGGTTTCATGATGTTCCATGTCGCAGGATTTCTCATTCACCTGCTGCTGATTCTGGCGGTGGTCTCGATCATTTTCCACTTCCTGCGCGGCCGTTCGGCATAG
- the efp gene encoding elongation factor P, which translates to MAIPATQMRPGMIIKHNNELHAVFSVEHRTPGNLRAFIQAKLRNLRTGAMFEHRFRSPDPIDRVIVDEIDMEFLYNDGDDYYFMDTTNYEQTHLKRDTLGDAVEYLTPNLQITVSFFDGVAVGIELPQVVELTVVETEPGLKSATASSVTKPAKMETGLVVQVPPFINEGEKIRIDTAEGAYMSRA; encoded by the coding sequence ATGGCGATTCCCGCCACACAGATGCGTCCGGGCATGATTATCAAGCACAACAATGAGCTGCATGCCGTGTTCTCGGTCGAGCACCGCACGCCCGGCAACCTGCGCGCCTTCATCCAGGCCAAGCTGCGCAACCTGCGCACCGGCGCCATGTTCGAGCACCGCTTCCGCTCGCCCGACCCGATCGATCGTGTCATCGTCGATGAGATCGACATGGAGTTCCTCTACAACGACGGCGACGACTACTACTTCATGGACACGACGAACTACGAGCAGACTCACCTAAAGCGCGACACGCTGGGTGATGCCGTCGAATACCTGACGCCGAATCTACAGATCACCGTCTCGTTCTTCGACGGCGTGGCCGTCGGCATCGAGCTGCCGCAGGTGGTCGAGCTGACCGTGGTCGAAACGGAGCCGGGCCTGAAGTCGGCCACCGCTTCGTCGGTGACCAAGCCGGCCAAGATGGAAACCGGCCTCGTGGTGCAGGTGCCGCCCTTCATCAACGAAGGCGAGAAGATCCGCATCGACACCGCCGAAGGCGCGTACATGAGCCGCGCGTAA
- a CDS encoding BlaI/MecI/CopY family transcriptional regulator, protein MASNVTEHREEFHDPAELGELERSILHIVWRRAEVTAEDVRASMEANDRLLKDSTIRTVLRRLEEKGYLTHTVDQRTFVYRPVEARRVVAGRAVKRILDWFCDGSVEDLLVGMVDSKVLDRKQLQRLADRIAASKKEKQS, encoded by the coding sequence ATGGCGAGTAACGTTACAGAGCATCGCGAAGAATTCCACGATCCGGCCGAGCTCGGCGAGCTTGAGCGCTCTATTCTCCACATCGTCTGGCGGAGGGCCGAGGTCACAGCCGAGGATGTTCGCGCCTCGATGGAGGCCAACGACCGTCTCCTCAAGGATTCCACCATCCGTACCGTCCTTCGCCGTCTCGAGGAGAAGGGCTACCTCACCCATACCGTCGATCAGCGGACCTTCGTGTATCGCCCTGTCGAAGCCCGCCGCGTCGTCGCCGGCCGCGCCGTCAAACGCATCCTCGACTGGTTCTGTGACGGCTCGGTCGAAGATCTGCTCGTCGGCATGGTCGATTCCAAGGTGCTGGACCGCAAGCAGCTCCAGCGCCTCGCAGATCGTATTGCAGCGTCGAAGAAGGAGAAACAGTCATGA